In Palaemon carinicauda isolate YSFRI2023 chromosome 32, ASM3689809v2, whole genome shotgun sequence, the genomic stretch TGACGCTGCTGAGGGTGGTGAAGACAATACTCCCGGAGAAATGGAAGTGGAAGATAGGCAAAAGAGGCCACGACCTTCTCCAGATGAAGTTCCAATCGCAATCATGCCACTGAAGGCTAAGACTCGAAGGAACACATCTAGGAGGACCCCAATTCTCAATGTCTTGCATAGATTCAAGTAATGATCATCCACAGTAGTTTATAATGCATATTACCTCTTTAATATCCTATCCTGGATTTTCATTTgtcataaatattttatgaaatcaaTATAATTCATAATCCTATTTAAAATAAAGACAACTGTAATgaaattgaatatttaaaaatatagataaaaaagttAGTGGTATAAGAATTATGCTAGCAAGCCTATTCTCCTTAGCATCAATGCTAACTATCAGTCAATAAATACTAGACCAATTTTCCGTTAAGATGCCAGTTCTCACAAAGCTATATAACCTAACTTCGAGAAGGTTGGTAACTAAACAAACACTAATCCTCCAGGTTTCCCGTATTTGACGTGTCCTCGAACGATAACAAAGAGTCACCGGTTATCGAAGAAGAACCAGGAGTTGTCATGGACACCCGACCACTGAGTCTGAGGCAAAGTCCGGCTCCTGTTGAGGCTGGTAAGCATGATTCATTTCCGATTTTTATCATTCTTAATCGTAGCATATCTTGGGGATCTCATTTCATTTCATATGCATGAATGTGAAAGTATTTGTAGAAATGATGTAGGACTTGTTCAAGGTGACTACTCTGTTCCTAGCCGAGATGTTCAGAGATGAATTGTACAGTTCTTTTCATTACTTAAGAGGACAACTGAATCCACATAAAGATTCACTATCTTTGTATCTAGctctattcctatatatatatatatatatatatatatatatatatatatatatatatatatatatatatatatatttatatatatacacccagtggACCCTCATAGTTCAGTAATTAGGAGAAGCTTACCATCTTTAGAGCCTGATTTAATTTCTAAGCTCTAGATACAAACATTTAGGCCATTCCATCAAAACCCAATGCAACTCTTTTGAGATGCACACTGCAATATATATCTAGTAATTACTTGATACTGTTGGTTCAGTTATGCTAACAACCTGATCCAAAAACACTCATATTAGTTAGAAGGCAATACTAGTCTCGTTCGCAGCAATGATGATCGTATTACAAATATTTCAGCAGACTGAAATGTCATTTTAGTTAATCTTTTGAACTTGAATTGATCATAATTATATAGTGTAATAGTGTTAAGCCTATTGGACTATTGAATGATGGAGCAATTTCCTTGTATGATATAAGTTGTATGTATCGAATAACAGATTGATCTCTTGGTATCATACATTGTGCCATAAGTCCACCGACAATAATTTCTAATAATATGATAACTTATAAATTTCAAAAGATTACAAATTTCTTCATAGAATAACTACTTTCAGAACGCGCGGCAACAATTTGTGGAGGCACTTTTAACGGACTGAGTGGAATAATCAACTCCCCTGACTACCCATTCAATTATCCAGACAACATCAGATGTGTTTACAAGATCATTGTAAGTTGCCTTTCATCATTTAATAAGCTATGTAATTGTATTCATAAAGTGCAAAAGTACGTTCACAACTATGTATTTTGGCATTGTATGTACCACATAATCCTGTAATGTAAACAGTATGCTTAGAGTAGTACACTGTAGATTTAGCTTAAGGTTCTTTGCAGGAGTGGTCATTTCGCCCAATCAGTTTTCATTTCTTCCCTTTGATCTACTCCCCACTaaactgtactagcctcctggctagtacagtgctaACGTGTTTgccaagcattcgcatggcagaagatcgatcccagcccgggaccgtgagtttaagctgtttactggggaggccactgctgtggttgggcaccaggaTAGGGtaattgggcttgcccagctgacattctggtgaacatctattctgatgaaactggaactgaaaccagacgcttTTAACCTTTCAACCTCTCATCTGTACCTTACTTGAGTTTTCACTTCTGTTATTTTCAACAGCTGGAACCAGGTTACACAGTTGCACTTGACTGCAATGATTTCTCCATTCAACCTGGAGATAAAGACTGTGAAAATGACTTCTTGTCAGTTTCAGACAATGGAGGAGAAGTTGAACCTACAACCAAGTGAGTTTTATTCACGTGTTCCTCTTTACTTTGATCATTTGCAAAAAGTGAGAATGCACttctgatgttttttttattcatattgatcaattaaaaaaaaatagaaatgggaTTGGCAACTTTCATTACATAAAGAAGACATTGAGGGGTTCAAATGAAACGTAATCTTCCTGTTTTTTTCATTGtataaaaaaaggcataaaagaggaATTCATCTTTGATCAAACTATTCTTTGTGTATACTGGAAGACATATACAATTTGGAAAGAATTCTTGAACTTAGGATCTAATCAACGTTCAAGCAGAGGCACCCCATTTAGTTTGTATGCATTTAATCGAATATATTCCATAACCTAATACTATACGTATGCATTAATCGAGGTTTTGGTGTAGTGCCATCGTTGGAATTACTTGAGGAATAATCATATTAACTTATTGCAGGTATTGTGGAGACAAGGCCATCACAGCATTCTCTCACTCCAGCAATATGACCGTCGTGTTCCAAACAGACAGCGCCTACAGGTACAGAGGCTTCATGTGCCGCTACAGGGCGCTTAACCCGGATGGAACAGGTACTGACCTTgtctctttttcttcttattttgcttCGCTCCTGAAAAGTTACTGACTCTGATCTTGATTCTTTTGTAGTTCTTTTAAAGTGAGGACATGAACGTgattcagttcttttttttttttttttttttttttttttttgaacaggacCCGTACTGGTTATGTATTTGTAGGTTAATGGTCGATTGTGTACTTTTTCAAATGGCTTGCTGTAAAGTAGTCCTTTGTAATCATGATTATGTGCTAATATCACATGCTCTTAAATGGGTTATATATACATTTTGCATTTCTCCGCCTTGCTGATTTTTTTTGAAAACGaatacatggtgtatatatatatatatatatatatatatatatatatatatatatatatatatatatatatatatatatatatatattcaaataagccatataagtttttgatacattaatgtctggattcttttaacgacctcgggatcagagccccaggcgaaatcacacaaagacaagagcttgtgaccagccgggaatcgaaccctggtcggcaagcttgtatagacagtgactaaaccacttggccaagtggtttagtcactgtctatacaagcttgccgaccagggttcgattcccggccggtcacaagctcttgtctttgtgtgatttcgcctggggctctgatcccgaggtcgttaagagaatccagacattaatgtatcaaaaatttatatggcttatttgaatatgaaaaacacgtctaaatgtgcaaaatttatcatatatatacatatatatatatatatatatatatatatatatatatatatatatatatatatatatatatatatatatatacacaagatagagacgtctggtgaaatcaaaccgaggcccttggcgtcaaaagccgtaggaggagatgatatatatatatatatatatatatatatatatatatatatatatatatatatatatatatatgccactaaatatttttctattattctaaacatttaaactttcatttattattattaatatcattcctATAACCCCCTTTATTACTTTACCTATTATCTGCATTCTTTCTAAAATAATGCAATAGCTTTCTTTAATAAATTAATTCATAAACGTGTTTATTTATGATCTTTTCTCCACAGGAGCCGAAGGTATCGTGCATGTTAATTCAACAGCAGCCCAACACACAGTCATCTGCACAGGCCCAGGAGAGTAagaatcctttttattattattacttgctaagctacaaccctaattggaaaagcaggatgctataagcccaaggactccaacagggaagatagtccattgaggaaaggaaatatggaatcggataaagtagtgtgcctgagtgttccctcaaacaagagaactctaatcaaagatagtggaaggccatggcacagaggcccTGGcataatggattgattttggagtgtgcttcttctagaagagctattTGCCATAGccacagagtctcttctacccttaagctgtggcctgattggtaacgtctctgcctggtgtttgccagtcgggggttcgagtcccgctcagactcgttagtgccattagtgtctgcaaccttaccatccttgtgagctaaggttggggggtttgggggagcctataggtctatctgttgagtcatcagcagccactacctggccctcccaggtcctatagtccatttcttttatcgaggcagatatgcaccgactcgcagcagtgcccttttagctcggaaaagtttcatgatcgctgattggttagaattatcttgtccaaccaatcagcgatcaggaaacttttccgagctaaaagggcaccgctgcgagtcggtgcaaatctgcatcgctaaaagaaattgactatagcttgggtggataggaggcttgggcgctgatcatataatgtatggtcagtctctaggacattgtcctaatcgctaatcgctgtcccttgcctctgccattcatgagcgacctttaaacctttaaagattttaaagaCCGCTCGTGaccatcaaccccacatagaagtgggagaagatgcagacaaagaagaagaagaaaggccgctcatgaatggcagaggcaagggacagtgacattgccctattgagccggacaatgccctagagactgaccatatatactgtacatattatcaacgcccaagcctcctcttcacctaagctaggatcaaggagagccaggaaatgcctgctgatgactcggcagacagacctataggctcccatatctttagctcacaaggatgatgaggttgaagcgaccagagaaactaccgagcttgagtgggaatcgaaccccagtcagggacgttaccacatcagccatcacaagaggaaagtagccactgaacaattacagtgtagtagttaactccttgggtgaagaggacttgtttggtaacctcagtgttatcaggtgtatgtggacagaagagaatgtgtaaagaataggccgttCTATTTGGTGCacgtgtaggcaaaggataaaatgagccgtaaccagagaggatccagtGTAGTAATAGCCATGATGTTAAATTGACGTAGTTGATATGACGTTACATATCCATAACTAACACGATTATAGTTTTATTGACTTGGATGGCGTTAGATTTCAAATCTACATTGattaatgaaatattaatgatTAAGACGATGTTAAATTTATGCAATTAAAACCAAGGTAAATACCAATAGTTATTATACTGATTTTAAATATCAAATGTGATGTTAAATTTAGCTTATGAGCATGATTTAAATTTTCAGTAATTATCAAAGATGTTTTATATAAACATCATTTGAAATACcatccatatttttttctatttcagtaaaAATTCAGTACCAAAATTTGTCTCAGATTTTCAGTAAATACATATTCAACATATGAAGTTGACCGATTTTGAGTTTTATTCGTATTTCAAAATTCTTTTCCTATTCCATAAGACAAATTCCTTGGTTCCAAGACTCTATCCCCTaagagttaacccttttacccccaggcaatttggaactttccaacccttaacccccaggggttattctttttcaagcacattttgcaatatacattttttaaattgctctaacagccataaTTTTCGTCATAattttggtctcattctcttggaaaatgcctgaagtttctcaaaaattatcaaaaatacgcaaaaaaaattataaatagcagtttttttgcagggacgtaccggttcgtccatggggggggggaagggattgttttgtgaaacgtaccaatacgtcctttgggcGCAAAAGGGTTAACGTGTTTGTCTCCACGAATCTCTGTAAATTTCAttaatcattactaatattatattttggtaacATATCTCTTCCATTTCCAAATTTCCCCAGCGATGGATGGGCAGGGAAATGTGGTGTCAGCAATGTCGTCTCCACAAGGATTGTTGGAGGTCACAACATACAGGAGCACCAATTTCCTTGGATGGTAAATATTAAGGCGATTTAAGGAAAGCCATTTCATGACAGTGATAACGTAAGAGTATCCTTTCAATGGAAGAGATTTCCTAAATCAGTCCTGGAGTAAAAATGAGTAGCCATTACTTGAAATGTCTATTTTCAAGACATTTCTAGCGTTAAAGTAGCCATGAAAGTGACGTGGGAAGAGATTTCCTAAATCAGTCCTGGAGTAAATAGAAGAGTAGCCATTACTTGAAATGTCTATTTTCAAGACATTTCTAGCATTAAAGTAGCCATGAAAATGACGAGTGGTTAGTTTAAAGTCTCTTTCATTTTGGATTCTCCTTACTTCTCTGACTGCCTTGTCCCAGTATTCTTGAAAGGTGACTGAGCTGGTTCAGtaaactctttataaaaataataacaatgggaATTCAACAGCCTGACTCAACTGAATCAGTgaacatttttatgaaaataataataataataatggaaattcaaCAGCCTGTCTCAACTGATTCAGTAAACGTCTATAAAAGTGTTAATGAAAATTCAGAATACTTTAATTGTCCCTCTCAAAAGAAACCCATTTTTACAGGTAGCTGTCTTGAAGGAGTGTGGAAAGGACCTAGAGCATTACTGTCACATCTGCGGTGGGACAGTCATACACAATCAGTGGATTCTGACTGGGGCTCATTGCTTGGTCAGGTAATGATTTGTACTTTTTGATTAGGATATATCCCTCATTGATTGTAATCTACTACATAAACGTATCATCATTATCTTATCTTTCCGtcaataaaactaagaaaagaaaTTGCAAGAATCTTCCCATTTTCTCTACACCCAATATCACATTCATATCACCCAGCACAGCCAGTCTTTATCCTATCCATGAGATTAGTAGCAGATCAAGACTCCCCTGATGGCATTATCTATCTAAAATATCATTACAGCACAACCGATCTACATCCTCTTCATCTGATTAATTACAGGTCTAGACCCTCATGATGACATTCTCCACCCAATGTTGTGAATTGCATTCCCGTCACCTAGCACAACTACTTGGCATTAAAGTCACCCAGCACTGCTAACCTTTATCCTTTTCCCCTGATaacttgaccatatatatatattccctaatcGTTCATTTGTTCCTAGTGTGCATGTGGAAACAATCGCTTTACTCCTCGGGGATCACAACCTCTACACTCTCACGCCCTCCCAAAAATTCTTCCGAGTCGAAGCTGTCTACGTGCATCCTGACTTCAACGTACCGTCGCCTCTCAACAACGATGTGGCTCTGGCCAAGCTTCCTCAGACAATGGCTTTTAATAGTAAGAATTTGAACTCGGTCTTAGTTACTAAATATGAAAGTGTATAAGTGTTTGGAGCTatcttgaggtggtttggtcatgaggAAAGAATAGAAGACAATAGGTTAGCGAAAATGATGGTTCCTTACGATCTTTGGTGGTGGAGATGGAAACATTCTGGGATGATAGTGACAGATGAGTCAGGAAAGTGATGGCTCACAGTTTATGTATGTGGGATCAATGGGCTGTTGGGGAGCATATTTGCAATCATATGAAGTTTCCAATGCGCGCAATTAACTGAATACATACGTTAATATCTCATCTGTTTTGGAGCCATCTTCATTATAGGACCAAATGCTTATTTGGAAaaaagattattataatttttactattaccctcattatatatgaaagatttatttcaatgttatcattgttcttatacttctcttgtagtatatttccttatttcctttctccactgggatatattccttgttagagcccttgggcttatggcatcttgcttttccaactagggttgtagcttagctagtaataatgataatagtaaaatgaACGAAAATTCTCACGAAACATTCGCAAAAGGTAATTGCAAAGGGCTGACAAACTTCCACAGAATTCGAATTCCATAATTAGCAAAGAAACTGATGAATTCGAGAAGTAATTGGGTTAGGGTTCGATCGTAATTTCATCTGGTGTAACCCATTTAACACGGTTCGGTCGACGAAATAAAACTGTTCCAAAACAGTTTTCGGGCTGTGGAGCAATATTCTAAAagcttaaaagccgctcatgaatggcagaggcaagggacagtgacatttccctataaagcaggacaatgccctagagactgatcatgaatggcagaggcaagggacagtgacatttccctataaagcaggacaatgccctagagactggtcatgaatggcagaggcaagggacagtgacatttccctataaagcaggacaatgccctagagactggtcatgaatggcagaggcaagggacagtgacatttccctataaagcaggacaatgccctagagactggtcatgaatggcagaggcaagggacagtgacatttccctataaagcaggacaatgccctagagactgatcatgaatggcagaggcaagggacagtgacatttccctataaagcaggacaatgccctagagactgatcatgaatggcagaggcaagggacagtgacatttccctataaagcaggacaatgccctagagactgatcatgaatggcagaggcaagggacagtgacatttccctataaagcaggacaatgccctagagactgaccatatatatattatgatcagcgcccaatactCCTCTCtttcaagccaggaccaaggaggcccagacaatggctgctgatcactcagcagatagatctataggctccccaaaatccccatccttagctcacaaggatggtaaggttgcagcgaccaaagaaactaacgagttcgagcgggactgtAACACCCTGGCAtttaccggtcagggacgttaccgcatagacCACCATAACCCTAATACTAACCtctattttagtaattttttttttattctttagaagTGTTTCTTTTACACATATGGGTATTTATTTATGGGTATTTTTTATGTCTAGTTTgctaaaaaaattgataaaattctcTTTAGAAATGCTTAACACTAAGTTATACAAGTTTGTAATAACTTAATTCACAACATACCAAATAACGATTGAtgacaatatttttatataatcatgAACTAATTttgttaatgtgtatatataaaaatattataaaaaataacagaaagaaTAATTCACGATCTGGACTTATAACCTTAATTTGACTGGCCACACAACTTCACGATCTGGACTAATAATCCTCATTTGACTGACTACACAACTTTCACAATCTGGACTAATAACTCTCATTTGACTAACAAAAAAATACTTCACGATCTGTACTTAAAACCTTAATTTGACTCACACAAAGAATACTTCACTATCTAGACTTATAACCTTAATTTGACTCACACAAAGAATACTTCACAATCTGGACTAATAACTCTCATTTGACTAACACAAAGAATACTTCACTATCTGGACTTATAACCTCAATTTGACTGACTACACAACTTCACAATCTGGACTAATATCTCTCATTTGGCTCACACAAAGAATATTTCACTATCTGGACTTATAACCTTAATTTGACTCACACAAAGAATACTTCACTATCTGGACTTATAACCTTAATTTGACTCACACAAAGAATACTTCACTATCTGGACTTATAACCTTAATTTGACTCACACAAAGAATACTTCACTATTTGGACTTATAACCTTAATTTGACTCACACAAAGAATACTTCACTATCTGGACTTATAACCTTAATTTGACTCACACAAAGAATACTTCACTATTTGGACTTATAACCTTAATTTGACTCACACAAAGAATATTTCACTATCTGGACTTATAACCTTA encodes the following:
- the LOC137625726 gene encoding ovochymase-like, which codes for MWGRLALFFLLGSFCRSSAAFRRGQVNQDDIEAWIQDEVEEERVNLLRSHRDVLESQLRPDSDELPIGAMPMKMGLDDSEGMTMTLEQETGDMPSEEGFVKTDRQKRPRPSPDELPIAIMPLKDNLNGEVPLSKMDEGLQGDAAEGVEATTSGEMEHRQKRPRPSPDELPIAIMPLKDNLDGEIPMSKMDEGLQGDAAEGGEDNTPGEMEVEDRQKRPRPSPDEVPIAIMPLKAKTRRNTSRRTPILNVLHRFKFPVFDVSSNDNKESPVIEEEPGVVMDTRPLSLRQSPAPVEAERAATICGGTFNGLSGIINSPDYPFNYPDNIRCVYKIILEPGYTVALDCNDFSIQPGDKDCENDFLSVSDNGGEVEPTTKYCGDKAITAFSHSSNMTVVFQTDSAYRYRGFMCRYRALNPDGTGAEGIVHVNSTAAQHTVICTGPGDDGWAGKCGVSNVVSTRIVGGHNIQEHQFPWMVAVLKECGKDLEHYCHICGGTVIHNQWILTGAHCLVSVHVETIALLLGDHNLYTLTPSQKFFRVEAVYVHPDFNVPSPLNNDVALAKLPQTMAFNKYIAPICMPPAGYLDLLNLLPRQVNEGSGTSTPAPVGRQSRQGATTEVPLSHKIIHENLNGRNVSIFGWGTINDDAQVSQTLRGVTVTVLPNEECDYYYGVMTDTMMCTSGDGGHGPCQGDSGSPAQMQMVDGRWIQLGVLAFGAAYGCEVGYPSGNVLLPVFVDWIQFVTGVDFTEYY